The genomic DNA TGAGAACTTCCTGCTAGAGCTTCAACATCAGAGTCAACAGGGTCTCCTTCTACACAAGGGTGACGTGTCTGAGCTCTAACTACACTGGTTACATCACTGAAGCACATTATCGTCATGACAACGCTCCGTTTAGGCATCAGCAGCCACATATACATTTATGCACTGTTGCTCAGTGTAACTGCAGAGAAAAAATCAATCCAACCCAGATTGTTGATCGCTGGATCGATGTGTGTTGATCGTATCATCATCGTGGATCACATCATGAATTATCTGGAACATCGAGTCTTTCACCCTTGATGATCCTgttgtgacatttaaacacataaaCATCCTCCACATATTAAACAATATAATCATTCTTCTtcaaatataatatttttttaatgataaaacggttccctctgtttttagacagctgacatttgagctccatttagatgcagctataaatgagtgaggaggcctgcaggtgcatcctgggaaagtactgaggtgtccagaggccacgcttcacagatgaagcatgaaaactcagtttcactttattatagatctgatttttctgttgtcctgagacaagacacaaaaatcactgaacttttattgattattgttgaaaacaacatttggaagagtccaaataaacagaaagagttcttttacttcaacttgatgagtttttattgaaagattgtaaaaacagagcagctgcaaagctgctccaagagcagcagctcagcgtgacaacattgattccaagcatgcagactggtctcctctgacatgtgaagctgctgatgcagcacaaagactaaagaagcagatgtgaaatggtgctgctgctcctccactattcttcacactcggacttcttgatgcttttctctgcagtctgggagcccacagacactttacaggtgtaaaccttctgcgcgtcccagtctgacgtcaggatggacagatggctgctgatttggaaagtctggtctgcttgttggacaggagtgctggtggagatcccgctgctcactgaagtgtcaccaagcaaccagctcacctctgcaaaaggtgcagagagtctggacagacagaccagagtggctttgttggactggagctcagctctggacggagggaagactgtcaggacaggaggagggaggctggagcctgaaaatacatgaagaagaaatttacacactcacacaaagttcaacaggaactaatgaatttaggagtttggttgaaaacatcacaaacacactgagcaaataaaaccttcaatcttcagcaacaatatgaggaaaatctcactaaaccagatattttacaccatttcagagtcattttgaacataaacagcatcaattaaatatttgaccAAAGTAAAATTACAACcagcaaatgatacaaaaatataaagttatatatttaaaatgagaatttaaGCAACTGAATTAATTTGGGTGAATTTTAcaaaacctttttcactcacttccatcaaacacgagccaagaaaccaaagtcaatttaaaatacgtttaagtagaaaatctgttctgcagttattaaaaacaggtgaaaatgaagaaaactcaacaatatttggtgagaaactgattgaaatgatgtaatctttggagatgtttcctttagctgacagataaagtatcaaagcaggtcaaagactaacagaagaatatttcaaatcatttccacactccacatttctatgaaaaagcttctagtttgtatcaaaagcatcaaatctttgttgtttctgctgagtgtaaaagtacttactggtgacaatcagcttggttcctggtccgaataccacagtgattcagtttgtacacacagctgtacaaaaacctgctgagagtcactgatgagtggagacactgagacatgagaacagccttcactggtgacaccatcatcaccatcatcatcattatcatcatcatcaccatcatcatcatcatcatcaccatcattatcatcaaaattatcatcaccatcatcatcatcattgttatcatttatcaccatcatcatcatcataaccatttatcatcattatcatcatcaccatcatcatcatcatcaacatcacatcatcatcatcacatcaccatcacatcatcatcaccatcatcatcatcaccatcatcatcaccaccactatcatcatcatcatcatcatcatcatcacaacagattctctgttagaactttaatcaacaaactcttcatcatattccccataaagtcgttttgatgacttaaaggtgtattttaatgatgatgatggaggatgaaggatgagtgagggagttgcttttggttcttgttattttcagtgatgaaacagcagaaagtttccaacaatctgaaagtttctctgagaaactgagtgtgaacatgagttgatttgtaatttagtgagactgaacatgagctgatgtatcagacactaaaaagcagaagtattgagtgaggaggtttttgtcacagtctgaatcactgtgatacgtTCTCTTTAGCAGAGTCGTCCCATGTTTgacagtaatagactgctgagtctccctcctccagattattgatcatcaaacgatgatctgatgttgactgatgagtagaagtgaatcttggagatgagaaaccagaaccatatgtgacagaactccagctgctATGCCAGCTCAGCAcatactgaggaactcctcctggaacctgtttataccagctAGCATAGTTGTTAAtagttcccaggttacagtccatggtgactgactctcctctgctcagagacacaacagtgggcttctgtgtcagcaccgtcacagcactcacacctggaaacaacaagaggacatgaagtcaagagaaagacacagactgatgaatccagcatgagctcagagctgcagtaagtcagcctcctcacatgttagagcagtgatgagagtgcagaggctctccagcatgttgccactgtgtgctgactatcaacctggaaagtgactttactgctgacagattcaggctttggaggatgaggagaggaggtgctggaggagcaatttaatagcccactggagctgagagggactgacaggaggaggagcttctcttcaatctgctgcttttctcctgtgtgtgatgtggaaaagagcagattggagctccaacgtttcatttacatgaagttaaataaagaccatcagagctgcaggtgcttcctgctgatggaggagctgagtcaggtcacagctgaaggagctgctttctctgtttctatggtgatgcagtgctcctctctggtggacttgagcagaacaacatccttcatggacaaaatgtctctGTGTCACAGGTTTATTCATGTAATTCATATGTAAAGGTTTGGATTATCCtcatgtaaagaaataaaagtatgGATTTACCACCCTAAAGAATCTTTCCAATCGCTCAGTTTAATGCTCCCTTTAATTATTGCCATCATCAAGTCCTCACTCACCACTTGAATTGTTCCATCCATTTTCCAACTACAGCATTCTGTCACATTCTAAAAAAACCTGGTTCTGATCCCAATAACTACAGTCATCTTTCCCCATTTTTAACAGCATAAATGTCCTAAATTCTTAAAAATTCATTTGTCTCCCAACTCCACACCCATTAATGTTTCCAGTCTGGTCTCCCTCAGCATCACAGCACTGAGATCgctctatttaaaatatccaagcatctcctctgtgcagctggctccagcttcctctccctcctggaccTTCTTCATCTAAGTGGCACTTCTACACCATCTCACAGCCCATCCTCCTCAATAGACTCCTCCATTGGTGTCCCCCACGCCCCCCTAACTGCTTCCATTCATATCTCATAGGCTTCACTCAGTTCTTGCAATTTGACAAAGAATGTTGTAAATTTATCTCCAACTTCAATCACAAATCGGTGACATCACTCATCATCATACTTTCACTACAACTGGTACACGAAGGTGGAAcccagaatgcagacaggaggcgGGAAATCTTAAAGTGAAACATTTATGAAAGTGCAGGTGAGACCCAAATGTGCGTTGGTGAATCGTGAACAGAGAAACCCAACTCAGAACGGTTGGGTTTCGACACACAGATAATCCAAAcaggaatcagaatcagatttattgccattgttcatgtaatacacagtattacacaagctaggaatttgtcttggtgtgacgctgcaacattcaacataaagaagacaacactagaataagataaataaaataaaataagacatatatacagtatatacataaatagtaagaaatagtgcaggtcaatgcaggagtaatgtgatgtattgttcgtgagtccgactggctgctgtacatggtgcttaagtgataagtcacttggtgttcagcagcctgatggcagaggggaagaagctgttcgtgtagcgggaggttttggtccgaatggaccgtagtctcctgcctgaggggcggggggaaaacagtccgtgaccagggtgggaagggtcggccgtgatccgacctgcacacctccgggtcctggagatatacaggtcctggatggatggaagcctgcagcccatcaccttctcggcagcgcgcacgacgcgctgcagccttagtctgtccctgacggtggcgccagcaaaccacacggtgatggaggaggtgaggatggactcgatgatggccgtataaaactgcgccaacatcctgggaggcagtttgagcttcctcagctgccgtaggaagaacatcctttgctgggccttcttgatgagggagctgatggttggctcccacttaaggtcccgggtgagggtggtgcccaggaagcggaaggagtccgcgatggtgatgggggagtccatgagggcaagggggggcaaaggggctgtgactttcctgaagtccacaatcatctccactgtcttctgagcgttcagctgcaggttgttgtgcccgcaccaggacaccagtccagccacctccctcctgtaggcagtctcatcacAGTGAAGGTTTAAAGTCTATAAACACTACAAACACTCAGTTACCAAGAGGATAGAAGAAACTACCAGACTCTGATGGCTCGTGCCAGCTGCTTAAAAAGAATTCCAATCAagctgatcagctgcaggtgtggaagcAGGCAACACGAGCCGGGAAACAGGTCAACCCCTCCCCCTGGTGGAAACAAACAGCAATTACAAAACAGACACGAACAGGATCATGACATTCACCTGTGTAACCTCAACcatctccgtccctccatctctctcctgctgctttttctttcttttcctcatctttgtcaCCTGTTTAGATGATTGCAGCTTTCTCCTCTTAAGTCACCTCAATaaactcctccaggtccagaactctgctgctggcatcataaccaaccctcctcctccaccacatcaCCTCCACCCTTCATCAGCtctactgccccccccacattaatgtccatccacctcctccatacccgagtgtttccctctcaCCACCCTCCTGTGTCTCACTTTCTAACttgctttctgctcattttgccAGTCTGTTGCCTGCAGTGCTCCAACACTGCgacctgttcctgcctgtttcgcccagcctgcttcctgcctcgCTGTGGTCTCATCTCTGCTGAGAATTGCTGGCACACACGctgttcattttcagtcagagctgaagctgatcttgtcgtctgtgtctgcatttgggggctCAGTTCACGTCTGTCAATCTTCCGTAACAATGAATCACTCCTCATCTTCAAATCTAGACTCATTAGACACCTCTTTAATTCAGTCTGGTTGTATTAACTTCACTTTTacttgtttcagtgtttcttgcttttattttaatgtcgtATAGTATCAATAACTGCTACTGGTCAGATGTACAGTGGTGTCAAGAATACTTACAGGCTCCTCTGATCACATGTATGTTTGTAGGTATTGATATGTATTGATTATGACAtacaaaaaatctttattttagttACACATGTATTTGCATGAGGGTTGTATGGATCtgttcttttatctttttcctgctcttctacTTCTTACCTTCTTTGtcatcagcaagagggtcccctcatatgggcctggtcctgctcagggtttcttcctgttaaactggactttagccctgcaGCATTTGCTGTCTCAATGATCAGCCTCTGAATTCCTCTGAAGCTTCTTGATTGTAATTAATGCTTCGTTGATAAAGCTGAGTTGACCCGAGCTGCCTTGGTTTGACCTGGATCAGTCCCTCCAGATCAGACTGGGACAGGATTGGTGTGAATGTGGATCGTGTGTAGAGCAGGTGGACCCGCCTTTGCTCAGCATTTGAGCATTGTCACATTGGCAGCAGTAGTCgatgtgacctcctgctgagaggggcgtggctgctggtttcctctcatctcatgaGTCATTACATCAATGTTGTCATTACATTGATGTTATTATTACACCATTTTGTGCGCCTGATCATTGTGAGGtaaacaatggacagcatggacgaCATCAGTGAGTTGATGGTCAGTGTGGCTCCAAAATTTACTAACTCAGCACAGATTGAACCATATCCAAGCACTAATTTagcaaagacacatttaatTTTGGGTCTAATCTGGAAAGATTGTAACACAGGACCGAGGACTATTTTGCCAAATTTATTGTTCAGTGACTCGGCTACAAAGGGACGGAGTCATTCCTGACGAATTTCTCTAAGACTTTTTTGAACTTGGCAAATAATGTGTCTGTCTTAAATTACTGCAGAATATCAGATTTGTTCATCCCAACAGCTCAAAGTTTCACAAAGTATAAACAAACAGTCTATTAGGTAACGGTGTGATAGTTTGAGTCAGTGGTGCTCAGTGGgacaaaaatgtgataaaacggGTTATTTCAATTCCCCGTTTACCTGATAATCTgtaactgctgtgctgctccatgTCAGTCGGTGTCTGACTGAACTTTACTGGCTCCAGCCAACACCAGTACTGATcctgtgacgggtatggtatggacccaagacCCGGGAGGCAGGCATGGTCGAGGAGAAGTTGGGCAGTCTCCTTAGCTGATGGAAGCTTGGGTAAGGGGACGAAGTGAGCCATCTTGGAGAAGCGATCCACGATTGTAAGTATGGCCGTCTTCCCCTCAGATGGTGGCAGACCAGTGACAAAGTCTATAGAAATGTGTGACCAGGGACGATGcggcacaggaagtggctgtagaAGACCAGACGGGGCCTGACGAGAAGACGTTCCGGTTGCAGGTAGGGCAGGCATTGACATATTTCCGGGTGTCCTCCTCTAAcgagggccaccagaagcgttgCTGGAGGACGTCACAGGTTCTCTGGATCCCTGGATGACAGGAAACCCTAGAGGCATGAGCCCACTGGAGCACTTCTGACCTTAGGGTTGCAGGCACATGCAGGCGATCTGGAGGGCAAGCACTGGGACCAGCCTCCCCCTCTGTAGAggttctcaccctctcctcgatCTCCCACGTCAGGGATGCGACAACACAAGGAGATGGTAGAATGTGTCTGCAGAGGTAGCTtcatccccctccctctgaAACTGGCGTGACAATGCATCTGGTTTGACATTGCGGGAGCCGGGTCtgtaggagagggagaaatcaaacctggtgaagaagagggcCCATCGTGGCTGTCGGGAGTTGAGCCTCTTAGCCGTCTGAATGTATTCCAGGTTCTTGTGATCTGTCCAAACTAAGAAGGGCTGCTTAGTCCCTTCAAGCCAGTGTCACCACTCCTCCAGGGCCAGCTTGACAGCCAGAAGCTCCCGATTGCCAATGTCATAATTTCTCTCGGCCGGTGAAAGACGCTGAGAGAAGAAGGCACATGGATGGAGTTTCTGGTCACCTGCTACTCGCTGAGACAGGACTGCACCCACTCCAACATCGGAAGCATCCACCTCAACAACGAACTGTCGTTCAATCTCCGGGACCTGGAGGATGGGTGCTGAGCTGAACCGGTTCTTCAGGGTCTGGAAGGCAGAGTCTGCAGCGTGGGACCAGCGGAAGGGACGCTTGGGGGAGGTCAACATGGTGAGGGGAGCAGCAATGGAGCTGTAGTTCCGGATGAAGCGTCGATAAAAGTTTGCAAAACCCAGGAAACGCTGCAGTTGCTTACGGATCTCCGGAACTGGCTAGGACTTTACCGCCTCCACCTTAGCCGGATCCATCTCCAGGCGTCCCTCGGCCACAATGTAGCCAAGAAAGGCCACCGACTGGGTGTGGAACTCGCACTTCTCAACCTTGACGAACAGCGAATTCTCCAGGAGACGCTGCAACACCGTCCTGAGATGGTGAATGTGATCCTCAAGGCAGGTGGAGAAGATAAgaatgtcgtccaagtagacaaacacatatttgttgATCATGTCCTGGAGGACATCATTCACAAAGGCTTGGAAGACAGCGGGGGCATTGGTGAGACCGAATGGCATCACCAAATATTCATAATGGCCAGTGGGGGTGTTGAAGGCcgtcttccactcgtccccctccctgaTGCGAACGAGGTGGTAGGCATTACGAAGGTCAAGCTTGGTGAAGATCTTGGCCCCTTGAAGTAGCTCAtaggcagaggaaatgagtggTAGGGGGTACCGGTTCTTGATTGTGATGTCGTTGAGACCCCGGTAATCGATGCAAGGGCACAGGGTCTTGTCCTTCTTGTCCACAAAGAAGAATCCTGCCCCTGCAGGGGATGAAGAAGGGCGTATGATTCCTGCAGCCAGGGAGTCATTAATATAGCTCTCCATGGCCTCCCACTCTGGACCAGACAGAGAGTAGAGGCGCCCCTTAGGAGGTGACGTGCCAGGCTTCAGATCAATTCCGCAGTCGtaagggcggtgggggggggcagcgaggtaGCTCTGGTTTTACTGAACACCTCCCTGAGGTCGTGGTACTCAGCAGGGACTCTGGCCAGGTCCAGTCAGGTGCTGGGGAGCGTAGTCTGGCACGGCATTGATGCATCCCGAAGGCAGACCAGGTGGCAGAAGCCGCTCGAGCTGGGGATAGTGGCTGTGGTCCAGTCGACATGCGGGTTGTGTTTGCGGAGCCATGGAAAGCCCAGGATCAGAGGAATGTTGGATGAGGGCAGGAGAAGAAACTGGATGGTCTCATGATGGTTACCAGAAATCAGCATGTGAACAGGGGCAATCTGGTGGGCAACCGTTCCCAGAAGATGACCATCCATGGCCCTGGCAGGAATCGGTGGGTTGAGGGGAATCCTCTCTAGCCCGAGTTGCATGGCCAACCCCTCGTCCATAATATTGCCATCAGAACCGGAGTCAATGAAGGTGGCCAGGGTGTGAGAGTCATCGGCGAGAAGAAGCTTGGATAGAAAAACGGGGCGTTTAATCTGAGGGGAAGATTTTACTCCCACATGACTTCCCCATTTACTGGTGAGCTCTGCCTTttaacagacagagagagataaaaTGTCCATGTTGCCCGCAGTACATACAGAGGTTCCCCCTCTGGCGACGCTGACGCTCCTCTGGTGTGACCCAGTTGCATCGGTTCTGGGTCAGCAGGAACAGGGGCCGAAGCGGAGGGGAAATTCAGGCAGTGAGCTGCCATGGACGGTGCGGTGTTCTGTCTCCTTTCTGTTCTCCGGGCCCTGACACGGAGATCCAGTCGAGTGCTGAGCTCGATGAGTTCATCCAGTGAGGCAGGTAGAGGGTAAGAAACCAGTTCGTCCTTGATATATTCTGCTAAACCATGCAGAAAGGCATCCCGGAGTGCAGCCAGGTTCCAGTCACTCTGACGAGCCTTGGTCCGGAAGTCGATGGAGTAATCTGCTACGGACTGATTCCCCTGCCGTATGGAGAGGAGCTCCGAAGTGCCATCTGGACCCGTAGCTCCCAGCCCGAAGACCTTGCGCAGCTCCTCCGAGAAGGCCTGGAATGAAGCACAGGCaagagaacaggaagtcaggaaggGACGACAGAGCTTGGGATCCCCATTGTAGCGCTCTGGGGCCCCCAGCCGGGGTTCTGATGTCATCCTCGGCAGCGCTGGAACGGCAgcgggaggtggaggtgctggtgcagaGACTGTGGCCTCTGGAGAGGAAAGGGTGGAGGTCAGCTGTTGCAGTTGAGCTGTGAGGGCTGTGATGGCCCTGGCTTGGGCCTCCGCAGCTTGTCGGGCATGGGCAGCCGCCTCCTCCAACCGCTGCTCATGAAGCATGAGCACCCCCTCGATTCTTTCAAACCGATCCCGTGGTGAcggtggttctgctgggtccatgattggccagattgtactgtgacgggtatggtatggacccaagtgcagtacaaaacaggcaaagaactgatgatcagttaacaggtttattaactgcaatctggcaaacaacaGACAGTTCGagagcggggcagtggacttggtcgaggcaggcaaaaagtcagtaaccgggaggcaggcagaatcaggcaaataatccagagggagactggctgagctcgtggtcaaaacagaagacagggttACTctaccgggggtcaggcagaacaggcagggtcgattccgggaagacaggcaggtaaacgctggaaggtcatgcacAGCAGAGACAATccggcaccgagtgagtgtgaggctggagaatatatactggtaggtgaactgattgatgagtgagggcaggtgtgttatcagtgactgagagcaggtgtgtgatcagagggtgtggtgtgagcaggggagtggaaaagaactgagtccatgggctggagcagagtgtgacagatCCAGTTACAGGCCCGTCCATCATGTCTCTGAGCACTTTGGACTGTACTGGACACTTCAGGTACGTTGGAGTTCTGGAATATGAGAGCACCACAAGATAGTGGGTTTCTGCTCGCTTCACGTTTTATTTAGCTGAAATCTTTGtacttaaatataaatatttctaaAGATTCAGCTTGAGTGATTTTAACTTATTCACAATGGTTCTTAAAGTGACAGATGTCAATCAAAACCTGCCCTTCAATGATTGACTGATCAAAGATCAcaacctctgattggactctcaACAATATCCAGATTAAACCAGTTCTGTCCCAGTCTAATCTGGAGAAACTGATTCAGatcaacatttatttcttaAACAAAAGTTTCAGTCAAGTAGCTTCACGGGATCCCAGAGGCTGATCACTGAGTCAACAGTGGCAGGtcaaaaggttctttaaaatggaagaaatcttgagcaggaccaagatgATATGGTGGGAATGGGCTCCATTTGATGAGAAAAGGGTAAAGAAGGAAAGAATAGAGCAGGAAAAGCAAggtagaagaagagaagaaaaacatctcgACATCAATTGGGTTTTATCCCcttatatttttatgatcaaatgaTTACATGTGTAAACATGTGACACATCCAGAGAAATTTTGTccatgaaggatgttgttctgttcaagtccaccagagaggagcactgcatcaccatagaaacagagaaagcagctccttcagatgtgacctgactcagctcctccatcagcaggaagcacctgcagctctgatggtctttatttaacttcatgtaaatgaaacgttggagctccaatctgctcttttccacatcacacacaggagaaaagctgcagattgaagagaagctcctcctcctgtcagtccctctcagctccagtgggctattaaattgctcctccagcacctcctctcctcatcctccaaagcctgaatctgtcagcagtaaagtcactttccaggttgatagtcagcacacagtggcaacatgctggagagcctct from Takifugu rubripes chromosome 5, fTakRub1.2, whole genome shotgun sequence includes the following:
- the LOC105419194 gene encoding immunoglobulin lambda-1 light chain-like — its product is MLESLCTLITALTCVSAVTVLTQKPTVVSLSRGESVTMDCNLGTINNYASWYKQVPGGVPQYVLSWHSSWSSVTYGSGFSSPRFTSTHQSTSDHRLMINNLEEGDSAVYYCQTWDDSAKEVVFGPGTKLIVTSSSLPPPVLTVFPPSRAELQSNKATLVCLSRLSAPFAEVSWLLGDTSVSSGISTSTPVQQADQTFQISSHLSILTSDWDAQKVYTCKVSVGSQTAEKSIKKSECEE